One genomic segment of Erythrolamprus reginae isolate rEryReg1 chromosome 2, rEryReg1.hap1, whole genome shotgun sequence includes these proteins:
- the LOC139160004 gene encoding zinc finger protein 271-like, with product MAMWNHTKEKPFGSPDCEKFSCDISNLVIHQRSHTGEEPFKCPGSGNSLSRNSHPLSHQITHTREKPFECPVCGKSFSKNSSLVTHQRTHTGEKPFECPDCGKSFSQHSSLVTHQRTHTGEKPFECPDCGKSFSHNSSLVKHQRTHTGEKPFKCPDCGKSFSQNSSLIGHQRIHTGEKPFKCPDCDKSFSKNSNLIQHQRIHTGEKPFKCPDCGKGFNQNSNLVTHQRTYIRKKLFECPECGKCFCDNSNLVIHQRTHTGEKPFECPDCGKRFSTTSSLVRHQRIHTGEKPFECPDCGKGFTNNSTLVTHQRIHTGEKPFECLDCEKCFSDNSSLVRHQRIHTGEKPFECPVCGKSFSNNSTLVTHQRIHTGEKPFKCSECGKGFSHSSYLSCHQRIHAGEKPFECPVCGKSFSQNSHLVEHQSTHTGEKPFNCPECEKSFSQISTLVQHQRTHTGEKPFECPVCGKNFSQNSSLVLHQKIHAGEKLFECPDLGNVSLRDPSLYTRGLTQDSMSVHFMEKVSVGIST from the coding sequence ATGGCAATGTGGAATCATACCAAGGAGAAACCCTTTGGAAGTCCTGATTGTGAGAAATTTTCCTGTGATATTTccaacctggtgatacaccagagaagTCACACAGGCGAAGAACCCTTTAAATGTCCGGGCTCTGGGAATAGTCTCAGTCGAAATTCTCACCCCCTTTCACATCAGATCACGCATACAAGAGAGAAGccgtttgaatgtcctgtttgtgggaaaagtttcagtaagaattccagcctggtgacacaccagaggactcatacaggagagaaaccttttgagtgtcctgactgtggaaaaagtttcagtcagcattctagcctggtgacacaccagaggactcacacaggagaaaaaccttttgagtgtcctgattgtggaaaaagtttcagtcacaactccagcctggtgaaacaccagaggactcacacaggagagaaaccctttaaatgtcctgactgtgggaaaagtttcagtcagaattccagccttattggccaccagaggattcacacaggagagaaaccctttaaatgtcctgaTTGTGATAAAAGTTTCAGTAAGAATTCCAACCTGAtccaacaccagaggattcacacaggagagaaaccctttaaatgccCTGATTGTGGTAAAGGTTTCAATCAGAATTCCAACcttgtgacacaccagaggacttacATCAGGAAGAAATTGTTTGAATGTCCAGAGTGTGGGAAATGTTTTTgtgataattccaacctggtgatacaccagagaactcacacaggagagaaaccatttgaatgtcctgattgtggtaaACGTTTCAGTACCACTTCCAGCCTGGTtagacaccagaggattcacacaggagagaaaccttttgaatgtcctgattgtgggaaaggtttcaccaACAACTCCACTCTTGTGACACATCAgagaattcacacaggagagaaaccctttgaatgtcttgattgtGAGAAATGTTTCAGTGATAACTCCAGCCTGGTTAGACATcagaggattcatacaggagagaaaccctttgaatgtcctgtttgtgggaaaagcttcagtaACAATTCCACCCTTGTGACACATCAGAGGATACACAccggagagaaaccctttaagtGTTCTgagtgtgggaaaggtttcagtcacagTTCCTATCTCAGTTGCCACCAGAGGATTCAtgcaggagagaaaccgtttgaatgtcctgtttgtgggaaaagtttcagtcagaattcccaccttgTGGAACACCAGagtactcacacaggagaaaaaccctttaatTGTCCTGAATGtgagaaaagtttcagtcagatttCCACCCTGgttcaacaccagaggactcacacaggagagaaaccgtttgaatgtcctgtttgtgggaaaaatttcagtcagaattccagcctggtttTACACCAGAAGATTCACGCAGGAGAGAAACTATTTGAATGTCCTGATCTTGGAAATGTTTCTCTCAGAGATCCCAGCttgtacaccagaggactcacacaggacagTATGAGTGTCCACTttatggaaaaagtttcagttggAATTTCAACCTAG